The following are encoded together in the Adhaeribacter arboris genome:
- a CDS encoding thiolase family protein, translating to MQNAYIVAGYRSAITKANRGGFRFTRPDDLAADVIKYLLASVPQLDPERVDDLIVGNAVPEAEQGLQMGRMIALLALPTSVSGMTVNRYCGSGIETIAIACSKIAAGISDCIIAGGTESMSLVPTVGFKTAPNYNLAVKHPEYFLSMGLTAEAVAKDYNITREDQDEFSYNSHQKAIKAIEAGLLQEQIVPITIEETYVDDNGKKKTRSYVVDADEGPRADTSLDKLAKLKPVFAQNGTVTAGNASQTSDGAAFVIVMSERMVKELNLEPIARMVTYATGGVDPRIMGMGPIAAVPKAIKQAGLHLNDIDLFEINEAFAAQTLAVIRHLDIPEEKLNVSGGAIATGHPLGCSGAKLSIQQWHELRRRKQKYGLVTACVGGGQGVAGIYELLS from the coding sequence ATGCAAAATGCCTATATCGTAGCCGGTTACCGTTCGGCTATTACCAAAGCAAACCGGGGCGGTTTTCGGTTTACCCGCCCCGACGACCTGGCTGCCGATGTTATTAAATATTTGCTGGCTTCGGTTCCCCAACTAGACCCCGAGCGGGTGGATGACTTGATTGTGGGCAATGCGGTGCCCGAAGCAGAACAAGGCTTACAAATGGGCCGGATGATTGCCTTACTCGCTTTACCCACCAGTGTATCCGGGATGACGGTAAACCGTTATTGTGGCTCCGGGATTGAAACCATTGCCATTGCCTGTAGTAAAATTGCCGCTGGTATTTCCGATTGTATTATTGCCGGTGGTACCGAATCCATGTCACTGGTGCCCACGGTAGGTTTTAAAACAGCGCCTAATTATAATTTGGCGGTAAAGCACCCGGAATATTTTTTAAGCATGGGCTTAACCGCCGAAGCAGTCGCGAAAGATTATAACATCACCCGCGAAGACCAGGACGAATTCTCTTATAATTCGCATCAGAAGGCCATTAAAGCCATTGAAGCCGGTTTGTTGCAGGAGCAGATTGTGCCCATTACCATTGAAGAAACCTACGTAGACGATAATGGCAAAAAGAAAACCCGTTCCTACGTGGTAGATGCCGACGAAGGTCCGCGGGCCGATACTTCCCTGGATAAGTTAGCTAAGCTGAAGCCCGTATTCGCCCAAAACGGAACGGTAACCGCCGGCAACGCTTCGCAAACGTCGGATGGAGCTGCCTTTGTCATTGTCATGAGCGAGCGAATGGTAAAAGAACTCAATCTCGAACCAATTGCCCGCATGGTGACGTACGCTACCGGCGGTGTAGATCCGCGCATTATGGGCATGGGGCCTATCGCGGCCGTGCCGAAAGCCATCAAGCAAGCTGGCCTGCACCTGAATGATATCGACCTTTTTGAAATAAACGAAGCTTTCGCGGCGCAAACCTTAGCGGTAATTCGCCATTTAGATATTCCGGAGGAAAAATTAAACGTGAGTGGCGGCGCTATTGCTACTGGTCACCCTTTAGGTTGTTCCGGTGCCAAACTCAGCATCCAGCAATGGCACGAACTCCGTCGCCGAAAGCAGAAATACGGTTTAGTAACCGCTTGTGTAGGTGGCGGCCAAGGCGTAGCAGGAATTTATGAATTACTTAGTTAG
- a CDS encoding four helix bundle protein, whose protein sequence is MHNDKELKIWQEGIILAKLIYQATANFPSNEKYGLTSQINRSAVSIPSNIAEGAGRSYDKEFIQFLGIALDSAFELETQIILANSFGFIKEENFSELSE, encoded by the coding sequence ATGCATAATGATAAGGAGTTAAAGATCTGGCAAGAAGGAATTATTTTAGCAAAGCTAATTTATCAGGCTACGGCTAATTTTCCTTCTAATGAAAAATATGGACTTACATCACAAATAAACAGATCAGCAGTTTCTATTCCGTCTAACATAGCTGAAGGGGCTGGTAGAAGTTATGATAAGGAGTTTATTCAGTTTTTAGGCATTGCACTTGATTCAGCCTTTGAGCTTGAAACACAAATTATCCTCGCTAATTCTTTTGGTTTTATAAAAGAAGAAAATTTTTCAGAATTGTCTGAATAA
- a CDS encoding acyl-CoA dehydrogenase family protein, with the protein METINKTLKGGEFLIKETAAADIFIPEEFNEEQRMMADTAKGFVQTQVEPLLDRLDNHEEGLMEGLMKQAGELGLFALSLPEEYGGFDKDFNTALLVTESVGGGHSFPVAFAAHTGIGILPILYFGTEEQKQKYLPKLASGEWTAAYCLTEPGSGSDALAAKTKAILDATGENYILNGQKMWITNAGFAQVFIVFAQVDGNKFTGFIVEKNFPGLSLGNEEHKMGIKGSSTRQVFLTDCIVPKENVLGEIGKGHLIAFNILNLGRIKLAAATLGASKKVLNLAVKYANERSQFKIPIAKFGAIRHKLGQMATRIYASESALYRTGNDIYLKEQELLATGKPFAEALLGAAKEFAVEAAMLKVDGSETLDYVVDEGVQIYGGYGYSADYPMDRAYRDARINRIFEGTNEINRMLTVDMLLKKALKGELDLMSPAKAIQDELMSIPDFGEEEEGLFVAEKKMIRNMKKAILLVAGTAVQKFMMTLEKEQEVLMNIADMAIKTYTAESTLLRVEKLITLQGEEAAARQKDMTMVYLYDALDAIYLAGKEAIASMVEGDEYKLLFIGIKRFTKAEPFNTKEARRRIAADMIQQNQFIY; encoded by the coding sequence ATGGAAACAATAAACAAAACCCTGAAAGGCGGGGAGTTCTTGATTAAAGAAACTGCGGCTGCCGATATATTTATTCCCGAAGAATTTAACGAAGAGCAGCGCATGATGGCCGACACAGCCAAGGGATTTGTGCAGACGCAGGTAGAACCTTTGCTGGACCGACTGGATAACCACGAAGAAGGCTTGATGGAAGGTTTGATGAAACAGGCCGGCGAGTTAGGTTTATTTGCGTTAAGCTTGCCCGAAGAATACGGTGGCTTTGATAAAGATTTTAATACGGCTTTGCTGGTAACGGAATCGGTAGGCGGCGGGCATTCGTTTCCGGTGGCGTTCGCGGCGCATACCGGTATTGGCATATTACCTATTTTGTATTTTGGTACCGAAGAACAAAAACAAAAATACTTACCCAAATTAGCCAGCGGCGAGTGGACCGCCGCTTATTGCCTCACCGAACCAGGTTCAGGCTCCGATGCACTGGCAGCTAAAACCAAAGCAATACTGGATGCCACCGGCGAAAATTATATTTTAAACGGCCAGAAAATGTGGATTACCAATGCTGGTTTCGCGCAGGTTTTTATTGTTTTTGCGCAGGTGGATGGCAATAAATTTACCGGTTTCATCGTGGAGAAAAATTTTCCGGGTTTGAGCTTAGGCAACGAAGAGCATAAAATGGGCATTAAAGGCTCTTCTACCCGCCAGGTATTTCTAACGGATTGTATCGTGCCGAAAGAAAACGTACTCGGTGAAATTGGGAAAGGGCATTTAATTGCTTTTAATATTTTAAATCTGGGACGGATTAAACTGGCAGCCGCTACGTTGGGAGCTTCTAAAAAGGTATTGAATCTGGCCGTGAAATACGCGAACGAACGGTCGCAGTTTAAAATTCCGATTGCTAAATTTGGGGCTATCCGCCACAAGTTAGGCCAAATGGCGACTCGGATTTATGCCAGCGAATCGGCCTTGTACCGCACTGGTAATGATATTTACCTGAAAGAGCAGGAACTGTTAGCCACCGGTAAACCCTTTGCCGAAGCTTTATTAGGTGCGGCCAAAGAGTTTGCCGTAGAAGCAGCCATGCTAAAAGTAGACGGTTCCGAAACCCTGGATTACGTGGTAGACGAAGGCGTACAAATTTACGGGGGCTATGGCTACTCCGCCGATTATCCCATGGACCGCGCGTACCGCGATGCCCGCATTAACCGCATTTTTGAAGGCACCAACGAAATCAACCGCATGCTTACGGTAGATATGCTCCTGAAAAAAGCTTTAAAAGGAGAGTTAGATTTAATGAGTCCGGCCAAAGCTATTCAGGATGAATTAATGAGCATTCCGGATTTTGGCGAAGAGGAAGAAGGCTTGTTTGTTGCGGAAAAGAAAATGATTCGCAACATGAAAAAGGCTATTTTACTCGTTGCGGGCACCGCCGTGCAAAAATTTATGATGACCCTGGAAAAAGAACAGGAAGTACTCATGAACATTGCCGACATGGCTATAAAAACCTATACCGCTGAATCGACCTTGCTGCGCGTAGAAAAGTTAATTACTCTGCAAGGGGAGGAAGCGGCCGCTCGGCAAAAAGATATGACCATGGTTTACCTGTACGATGCGTTGGATGCTATTTACTTAGCCGGAAAAGAAGCTATTGCCTCTATGGTCGAAGGCGATGAATACAAATTATTATTTATCGGAATAAAGCGTTTCACAAAAGCAGAACCATTTAACACCAAAGAAGCCCGCCGGCGAATAGCAGCCGATATGATTCAGCAGAACCAATTTATTTACTAG
- the recG gene encoding ATP-dependent DNA helicase RecG has protein sequence MSNFFRTKIEFLKGIGPQRAALLQTELNIFTYGDLIQHYPFRYLDRTQFYQIADLEEGLPFVQVKGFIKSKELLGEGRKQRLSVIIQDETGKLELVWFKGVKWMHTHLQKGLEYIIFGKPTLFNSRLNMAHPEIEAVTEIKADQSFLQPVYNTTEKLKNHRIDSKAINRMMAELLKLAQPQVKETLPFHLLDRYRMISKLDALQNIHFPVSTEKLTAARFRLKFEELFYVQLKLLRQKTVRKAELKGQVFKQVPTLTEFYNNHLAFDLTNAQKRVIKEIYKDLGAGKQMNRLLQGDVGSGKTIVAFIAMLIAHDNGAQACLMAPTEILADQHYVGLKQYADKLGILMGKLTGSTKQSDRRILHEQLQSGEMQMIVGTHALLEDVVQFQNLGLCIIDEQHRFGVAQRSKLWQKNPRMIPHVLVMTATPIPRTLAMTLYGDLDVSVIDELPAGRKEIITVHRYDAHRLRVFGFLREQIKLGRQVYIVYPLIEESETMDYKDLMDGYESVKRAFPEYRISMVHGKMKPQDKDFEMQRFVKNETQIMVATTVIEVGVNVPNASVMIIESAERFGLSQLHQLRGRVGRGAEQSYCILMTSYKLSKDSKVRLETMVRTNNGFEIADIDLKLRGPGDLMGTQQSGVLDLLIADLAKDAKILQESRAAAQDILAIDPELVLREHENIRQHIQSLQANTVNWSRIS, from the coding sequence GTGTCTAACTTTTTCCGTACAAAAATTGAGTTTCTGAAGGGAATTGGACCGCAAAGAGCGGCTTTGTTACAAACAGAACTTAATATTTTTACTTACGGCGACCTTATTCAGCATTACCCATTTCGCTATCTCGATCGCACCCAGTTCTACCAAATTGCAGATCTCGAGGAAGGCTTACCCTTTGTACAGGTAAAAGGCTTTATAAAGTCGAAAGAATTATTAGGCGAAGGTCGTAAACAACGCTTGTCGGTGATAATACAAGATGAGACCGGTAAACTGGAATTAGTTTGGTTTAAAGGCGTAAAATGGATGCATACTCACCTGCAAAAAGGCTTGGAGTACATCATTTTTGGTAAGCCTACACTTTTTAACAGCCGCCTGAATATGGCCCACCCAGAAATAGAAGCTGTAACCGAAATAAAAGCCGACCAAAGTTTTCTGCAGCCAGTTTATAATACCACCGAAAAACTTAAAAATCATCGCATCGATAGCAAGGCTATTAACCGAATGATGGCCGAATTGTTAAAGCTAGCCCAGCCGCAAGTAAAAGAAACCTTACCTTTTCATCTGCTGGACCGATACCGGATGATTTCGAAATTAGATGCTTTACAGAATATCCATTTTCCGGTATCCACCGAAAAGCTTACGGCGGCCCGCTTCCGTCTTAAGTTTGAAGAGTTATTTTATGTACAACTTAAATTGCTGCGGCAAAAAACAGTTCGTAAAGCCGAGTTAAAAGGTCAGGTATTTAAACAAGTACCTACGCTTACCGAGTTTTATAATAATCATTTAGCTTTTGATTTAACTAATGCCCAGAAAAGGGTAATTAAGGAAATATACAAAGATTTAGGCGCCGGAAAACAAATGAACCGGCTCCTGCAGGGCGATGTAGGTAGCGGAAAAACCATTGTGGCCTTTATCGCAATGCTTATCGCGCACGATAACGGGGCACAGGCCTGTTTAATGGCGCCTACCGAAATTTTAGCCGACCAGCATTACGTAGGTTTAAAGCAATACGCCGATAAATTAGGGATTCTCATGGGCAAACTTACGGGCTCTACTAAACAAAGCGATCGCAGAATTTTGCACGAACAACTGCAATCCGGCGAAATGCAAATGATAGTAGGTACGCATGCTTTACTCGAAGACGTGGTACAGTTTCAGAACCTGGGACTTTGCATCATTGATGAACAACACCGGTTCGGGGTAGCACAGCGCTCCAAACTCTGGCAGAAAAATCCACGCATGATACCCCACGTATTGGTTATGACTGCTACCCCCATTCCGCGTACCTTGGCCATGACCTTGTACGGCGATTTAGATGTATCCGTGATTGATGAATTACCGGCCGGCCGGAAAGAAATTATTACGGTGCACCGCTACGATGCGCACCGGCTACGGGTATTTGGCTTCCTGCGCGAACAAATAAAATTAGGCCGTCAGGTATATATTGTTTATCCGCTCATCGAAGAATCCGAAACCATGGATTATAAAGATTTGATGGATGGATACGAAAGCGTAAAACGGGCTTTCCCGGAATACCGGATTAGTATGGTACACGGTAAAATGAAGCCGCAGGATAAGGACTTTGAAATGCAACGCTTCGTAAAAAATGAAACCCAGATTATGGTAGCCACTACGGTTATTGAAGTGGGTGTAAATGTACCCAATGCCTCGGTCATGATTATTGAAAGTGCCGAACGGTTTGGTTTATCGCAATTGCATCAATTACGCGGACGTGTAGGCCGAGGAGCCGAGCAAAGTTATTGCATTCTGATGACCAGCTATAAACTAAGTAAAGACAGTAAAGTACGTTTAGAAACTATGGTGCGCACCAACAATGGTTTTGAAATTGCCGATATAGATTTAAAACTACGTGGTCCCGGAGATTTAATGGGCACTCAGCAAAGTGGCGTATTAGATTTATTAATTGCTGATTTGGCGAAAGATGCTAAAATATTACAGGAATCCAGGGCAGCAGCCCAGGATATATTAGCCATTGATCCGGAGTTAGTCTTGCGGGAACATGAGAATATACGACAGCATATTCAATCGTTGCAGGCCAACACGGTAAATTGGAGTAGAATAAGTTAA
- the gldD gene encoding gliding motility lipoprotein GldD gives MWERAKKIFHRWLKQPILLLCLGSFLFYSCSEEFTPKPKGYNRIDLPVPKYQPLTEKHPYFFEYSVYSKIRPDSSRLAEPHWLNVYYPRFNANVQLTYRTINHNQKTFNALIEDARRLTSKHQIKAEGITEAVIKTPKGKTANLFELSGEVPSQFQFYVTDSTERFFRGALYFRTATANDSLAPVIEYIKKDIVHMLNTLEWRK, from the coding sequence ATGTGGGAGAGAGCAAAGAAAATATTTCATCGGTGGCTTAAGCAGCCTATTCTACTGCTATGTCTGGGCTCATTCTTGTTTTATTCGTGTTCCGAAGAGTTTACTCCTAAACCCAAAGGCTATAACCGCATTGATTTACCGGTTCCAAAGTACCAACCGCTCACCGAAAAACATCCCTATTTTTTCGAGTATTCGGTGTACAGTAAAATTCGTCCTGATTCGTCGCGCCTGGCGGAGCCGCATTGGTTAAACGTGTATTACCCCCGGTTTAATGCCAACGTGCAGCTTACGTACCGCACTATAAATCACAACCAAAAAACCTTTAATGCCCTCATAGAAGACGCCCGTCGTCTTACCTCTAAGCACCAGATAAAGGCCGAAGGCATTACGGAAGCAGTTATAAAAACGCCTAAAGGTAAAACGGCCAATTTATTTGAATTAAGCGGCGAAGTACCCAGTCAGTTTCAGTTTTACGTAACTGATTCTACTGAGCGTTTTTTCCGGGGCGCCTTGTATTTCCGTACCGCTACCGCCAACGATTCCCTAGCTCCCGTAATCGAATACATCAAAAAAGATATCGTCCATATGCTTAATACTTTGGAGTGGAGGAAGTGA
- the gldE gene encoding gliding motility-associated protein GldE: protein MENIDSGGDPESKSFTTLSLLLYLSDFSGLLPYLTFISIILLLTASALVSGAEVAFFSLSESDLLLCRQSPKRSLQLIPVLLENPRRLLTTLLVLNTSINLSIVIISLHLFWEVTVLPAISTGMLLGFVMLFTLAIVFFGEVLPKAYANQKKLTTAQRMVGAINTAEKLLYPLISMLLYFTQTIENRYRNRPTTQIIEELQQAIEEASTSETTHEEKELLKGIINFGSLTVKQIMRSRMDIVAFDITQKLDEILSLINQYEYSRIPVYNGSIDQIEGILYVKDLLPHLDAEPDFVWQTLIRPPYFVPEIKKVDDLLKDFQERHVHMAIVVDEYGGTSGLLTFEDVIEEVVGDIKDEFDEEDEIVYSQIDENTYIFEGKTSLADFCRIIGSSTDVFEPVRGKNESIGGLMIELFSKIPLAGEDTEFDKFKFVIESADNKHVKLVKVYVGESKENISSVA from the coding sequence TTGGAAAATATTGATTCGGGCGGCGACCCTGAGAGTAAGAGTTTTACTACACTCTCCTTACTTTTATACCTTTCCGATTTTTCGGGCCTTTTGCCGTACCTTACTTTTATTAGTATTATTTTATTGTTAACGGCCTCAGCTCTGGTTTCAGGAGCTGAGGTTGCCTTTTTCTCCTTATCCGAAAGCGACCTGCTACTTTGCCGGCAAAGTCCGAAACGTTCCTTGCAGCTTATACCTGTTCTACTGGAAAACCCGCGTCGGCTGCTTACCACCTTGTTGGTGCTCAATACTAGTATTAATTTAAGTATTGTTATTATCAGTTTGCATCTTTTTTGGGAAGTAACCGTTTTGCCTGCTATTTCCACGGGCATGTTATTAGGTTTTGTAATGCTATTTACTTTAGCAATTGTTTTTTTTGGAGAAGTGTTACCTAAAGCATACGCCAACCAGAAAAAATTAACCACGGCCCAGCGAATGGTTGGAGCAATAAATACCGCCGAAAAATTACTCTATCCGCTTATTTCTATGCTTTTATATTTCACGCAGACTATAGAGAACCGGTACCGTAATCGGCCCACGACGCAAATTATAGAAGAGCTGCAACAAGCTATTGAAGAGGCCAGCACCTCCGAAACTACGCACGAAGAAAAAGAATTATTAAAAGGCATTATTAACTTTGGCTCCCTCACGGTAAAACAAATTATGCGTTCCCGGATGGATATTGTTGCTTTTGACATTACGCAGAAGCTCGACGAAATTCTATCCTTAATCAACCAGTATGAATATTCCCGGATACCGGTTTATAATGGCAGCATTGATCAGATAGAAGGCATTTTGTACGTAAAAGATTTACTTCCTCATTTAGACGCAGAACCTGATTTTGTCTGGCAAACCTTAATCCGGCCCCCTTACTTTGTACCGGAAATTAAAAAAGTAGATGATTTGCTGAAAGATTTTCAGGAGCGGCACGTTCATATGGCTATTGTAGTAGATGAATACGGTGGCACGTCAGGTTTGCTTACTTTTGAAGATGTAATTGAAGAAGTTGTCGGGGATATAAAAGATGAATTCGACGAAGAAGACGAAATTGTTTATTCGCAGATCGACGAAAACACTTATATCTTTGAAGGGAAAACTTCTCTCGCCGATTTCTGCCGGATTATTGGTAGTTCTACTGATGTTTTTGAACCAGTAAGGGGCAAAAACGAATCCATTGGAGGTTTAATGATTGAGTTGTTTTCCAAAATTCCGCTGGCTGGCGAAGATACTGAATTTGATAAATTTAAGTTTGTAATAGAATCGGCTGATAATAAGCATGTAAAACTAGTAAAAGTATATGTGGGAGAGAGCAAAGAAAATATTTCATCGGTGGCTTAA
- a CDS encoding single-stranded DNA-binding protein yields the protein MASVNKVILVGNLGKDPEVRHLEGGLAVARFPIATSESFKDKNGQKQERTEWHNIVVWRNLAEVAEKYLKKGQSVYIEGKIRTNSYQDKEGIQRYTTEIVADNLTMLGGRTDAGANNGNPETASSNAGGRSEAPAFEGEPDDLPF from the coding sequence ATGGCAAGTGTAAACAAAGTAATTTTAGTAGGTAATTTGGGCAAAGACCCGGAAGTACGGCATCTGGAAGGTGGCTTAGCAGTAGCTCGTTTCCCGATTGCTACTTCCGAAAGCTTTAAAGATAAAAACGGCCAGAAACAAGAACGTACCGAATGGCACAACATTGTGGTTTGGCGCAACTTGGCCGAGGTAGCCGAGAAATACTTAAAAAAAGGCCAATCTGTTTACATTGAAGGAAAAATCAGAACCAACAGTTACCAGGATAAAGAAGGGATTCAGCGTTATACTACCGAAATTGTAGCCGATAACCTAACTATGTTAGGTGGCCGCACCGATGCCGGAGCCAATAATGGCAATCCGGAAACGGCTAGTTCTAATGCAGGTGGGCGTTCCGAAGCGCCGGCTTTCGAGGGCGAACCCGATGACTTGCCCTTCTAA
- the mutY gene encoding A/G-specific adenine glycosylase: MVLSTPVQFAATLLNWYYRHQRSLPWRETKDPYAIWLSEVILQQTRVKQGLPYYLDFISAYPTVQDLAAAPSDEVLRHWQGLGYYSRARNMHQTAIYITKECNGIFPTTYNGLLQLKGIGPYTAAAIASFAFKEKVAVVDGNVFRVLARVFGLAENIASLAGKKAFQILADSLIPVDHPDTFNQAIMEFGAIQCTPFMPDCLFCPLQHACYAFQHGLVEALPHKVKNKVSRLRYFHYLVFRHQQMYYLKKRTQNDIWQGLYDFYLLPEGEVSVSRETIQQELANLDPSITYEFIMEPTKTYKRTLSHQKIVAKFYLIELNFRLKEENLQATGLAAYSREEIEQLPKAVLISQYLQDTGF; encoded by the coding sequence ATGGTACTTTCTACTCCTGTTCAATTTGCCGCTACTTTACTAAATTGGTATTACCGGCACCAACGTTCTTTGCCTTGGCGCGAAACCAAAGATCCGTACGCGATTTGGTTATCCGAAGTAATTTTACAACAAACCCGGGTAAAACAAGGCTTACCTTACTACTTGGATTTTATCTCTGCTTACCCTACTGTTCAGGATCTGGCAGCTGCTCCCTCCGATGAAGTACTCCGCCATTGGCAAGGTCTGGGGTATTATTCCCGGGCCCGTAACATGCACCAAACGGCCATCTACATAACGAAAGAATGCAACGGAATATTTCCTACTACTTATAATGGATTATTACAATTAAAAGGAATTGGCCCGTACACGGCGGCGGCTATTGCCTCCTTTGCTTTTAAAGAAAAAGTAGCCGTAGTGGATGGTAACGTTTTCCGGGTTTTGGCCCGGGTTTTTGGTCTGGCCGAAAATATTGCCAGTCTGGCAGGAAAGAAGGCCTTTCAAATACTCGCCGATTCCCTCATTCCGGTCGATCATCCGGACACGTTTAATCAAGCCATTATGGAATTTGGAGCTATTCAATGCACGCCATTCATGCCTGATTGTTTATTTTGTCCTCTCCAGCACGCTTGCTATGCTTTCCAACATGGTCTGGTGGAGGCTTTACCGCATAAAGTTAAAAATAAAGTTAGTCGCCTGCGTTATTTTCATTACTTAGTATTCCGGCACCAGCAAATGTATTATCTTAAAAAACGCACCCAGAACGATATTTGGCAAGGACTCTACGATTTTTATCTATTACCAGAAGGAGAAGTCTCGGTATCCCGGGAAACTATCCAGCAAGAATTAGCTAATTTAGATCCGTCTATTACTTATGAATTTATTATGGAACCTACCAAAACGTACAAACGTACTTTAAGCCATCAGAAAATAGTGGCCAAATTTTATCTTATTGAATTAAATTTCCGTTTAAAGGAAGAAAACCTGCAAGCAACGGGTTTAGCCGCTTATTCTCGGGAGGAAATTGAACAATTACCCAAAGCGGTACTTATCAGTCAATATTTGCAGGATACCGGATTTTAA
- a CDS encoding HU family DNA-binding protein gives MTKAEVISEIAEKTGIEKTDVAATVEAFFKVVKDSMSNGNNIYVRGFGSFVNKKRAKKVARNISKNTAIIIDEHFIPSFKPSKTFIQKIKNSKKLNVATISQ, from the coding sequence GTGACTAAAGCAGAAGTAATATCAGAGATTGCAGAGAAGACAGGTATTGAGAAAACGGATGTAGCAGCTACCGTTGAAGCATTCTTCAAGGTAGTTAAAGATTCTATGTCAAATGGCAACAATATCTATGTGAGAGGATTCGGTAGCTTTGTCAATAAAAAGAGAGCAAAGAAAGTAGCCCGGAACATTTCTAAAAATACGGCTATTATTATTGATGAGCACTTTATTCCTTCCTTTAAACCTTCTAAAACATTTATTCAGAAAATAAAGAACAGCAAAAAGCTGAACGTAGCCACTATTTCTCAATAA
- a CDS encoding tetratricopeptide repeat protein has product MFFLPRVIINKDKQGALSKSGAARDKGTAPAKGEESHEGHAHAPGEGHDAEEMAHVEATPQQLGELSLLRRQYNLEKNSLARLKLANQLGEKYAAISKFDSAGYFYEQVAVARPGETAYQKAADQYFEAFSFAATEDRSKVLGEKARSLYEKVLQNNPANLDAKTNIAMTYIASESPMQGITLLREVIATDPNNEKALFNLGILSIQSTQYDKAIERFEKLVSLNPKHVQGNFYLGVALAEAGKKQEAKAALKKAKTLSDDPGFQASVDNELSKLK; this is encoded by the coding sequence ATGTTTTTTCTGCCCAGAGTTATTATAAACAAAGATAAGCAAGGTGCCCTATCTAAATCAGGTGCGGCCCGCGATAAGGGAACCGCACCTGCTAAGGGGGAAGAAAGCCATGAAGGGCATGCCCATGCTCCCGGTGAAGGACATGATGCGGAGGAGATGGCCCACGTGGAAGCGACTCCGCAACAACTAGGTGAATTAAGTCTTCTTCGTCGTCAGTATAACCTGGAGAAAAATAGTTTGGCGCGCTTGAAACTTGCTAATCAGTTAGGGGAAAAGTACGCAGCAATCAGCAAGTTTGATAGTGCGGGTTACTTTTATGAGCAGGTAGCGGTGGCTCGCCCCGGTGAAACTGCTTACCAAAAAGCGGCCGATCAGTACTTTGAAGCTTTCAGCTTTGCCGCTACCGAAGACCGCTCGAAGGTATTAGGAGAAAAAGCCCGGAGTCTGTACGAAAAAGTATTGCAAAATAATCCGGCAAACCTGGACGCTAAAACCAATATTGCCATGACTTACATTGCCAGTGAGTCGCCGATGCAAGGAATTACCCTGTTACGGGAAGTAATTGCCACCGATCCAAACAACGAAAAAGCTTTGTTTAATTTGGGTATATTATCTATTCAATCTACGCAGTACGATAAAGCGATTGAGCGATTTGAAAAGTTGGTAAGTCTTAATCCCAAGCATGTGCAAGGTAATTTTTACCTGGGAGTAGCCCTGGCCGAAGCTGGTAAAAAACAAGAAGCGAAGGCTGCTTTAAAAAAAGCAAAAACTCTTAGCGATGACCCCGGATTTCAGGCTTCCGTAGATAATGAGTTGAGTAAATTGAAGTAA